From a single Nostoc sp. MS1 genomic region:
- the hemJ gene encoding protoporphyrinogen oxidase HemJ: MAYSWFKAFHIIGIVVWFAGLFYLVRLFIYHVEANQEPEPARTILKNQYQIMEKRLYNIITTPGMLVTVAMAIGLVSTEPEVLKQGWLHFKLLCVALLIGYHHYCSRLMKKLAADECRWTSQQLRALNEAPTVMLVVIVMLAVFKNNLPTDLTAWLIFALVIFMAATIQLYARKRRLDKEKLTAQIGQIQEQS; the protein is encoded by the coding sequence ATGGCATATTCCTGGTTTAAAGCATTTCATATTATTGGCATTGTGGTTTGGTTTGCTGGCTTGTTCTACTTGGTAAGGTTGTTCATCTATCATGTGGAAGCTAACCAGGAACCAGAACCAGCACGGACGATACTGAAAAATCAGTATCAAATTATGGAAAAACGCCTCTACAATATCATTACCACACCAGGAATGTTGGTAACTGTAGCAATGGCGATCGGTTTAGTGAGTACAGAACCAGAGGTTTTAAAACAAGGTTGGTTACACTTTAAGCTGTTGTGCGTTGCTTTATTGATTGGTTATCACCACTACTGTAGTCGGTTAATGAAGAAGTTAGCCGCCGATGAATGTCGCTGGACTAGTCAGCAGTTACGAGCGCTCAACGAAGCACCAACAGTTATGCTAGTAGTTATCGTGATGCTGGCTGTGTTTAAAAATAATCTGCCGACGGATCTCACTGCTTGGCTAATTTTTGCCCTAGTAATATTTATGGCAGCCACCATCCAACTTTACGCCAGAAAACGCAGGTTGGATAAAGAAAAACTCACAGCCCAAATCGGACAAATCCAAGAACAAAGCTAG
- a CDS encoding TldD/PmbA family protein yields MLTSTLLLSNQLPNLQYFSTPERFDETWEAPLATLLGLGRAAGADFVEFFLERRNYISSLAEDDTITSISPSLATGAGVRVFRGKADCYVSTNDLSFSGLKAALEKGLSILGLQLPAPNAFIPEINLELLRDYASKRGKDSWLPLCSSIREMGEILLDGTAYLKQKASHIQSRRATYFRDWQEVLVAASDGTFARDIRLTQSVGFNLLCADVAHRASIGERAGNTSDANFLRTWDYQQASEQIAESAGKMLYADYVESGTYPVIMANHFGGVIFHEACGHLLETTQIERNTTPFADKKGEKIAHESLTAWDEGRADNAFGTIDMDDEGMPAQRTLLIEKGVLKNFLADRTGSWRTGHPRTGSGRRQNYTFAAASRMRNTYIATGDYKIEDLFASVDKGIYCKKMGGGSVGATGQFNFSVDEAYLIENGKITKPLKGATLIGEAKEIMNKISMCSQDLELAPGFCGSVSGSIYTTVGQPHIKVDSITVGGR; encoded by the coding sequence TTTCTCAACCCCAGAACGATTCGATGAAACATGGGAAGCGCCCTTAGCTACCCTTTTGGGTTTAGGACGGGCAGCAGGTGCGGACTTTGTGGAATTTTTTCTAGAACGCCGCAACTATATTAGTAGTTTGGCAGAAGACGATACAATTACCAGTATTTCCCCAAGCCTAGCCACAGGTGCAGGAGTCAGAGTATTTCGTGGCAAAGCCGACTGCTACGTCAGCACAAACGACTTATCATTCTCTGGCTTAAAAGCAGCTTTAGAAAAAGGTTTATCTATCCTGGGCTTACAATTACCAGCCCCTAACGCTTTCATCCCAGAAATTAACCTAGAATTACTCAGAGACTACGCCAGCAAACGCGGCAAAGATAGCTGGCTACCCCTGTGTAGTTCTATCCGGGAAATGGGAGAAATCCTTCTAGATGGGACAGCATACCTCAAGCAAAAAGCCAGCCATATACAATCACGCCGGGCTACATATTTCCGCGATTGGCAGGAAGTATTAGTTGCCGCTAGTGATGGCACATTTGCCCGTGATATCCGCCTGACTCAATCGGTGGGATTTAACCTACTGTGTGCTGATGTCGCTCATCGTGCCTCAATTGGTGAACGTGCTGGGAATACTAGCGATGCTAACTTCCTCAGAACTTGGGATTATCAACAAGCTTCCGAGCAAATTGCCGAATCTGCGGGTAAAATGCTTTATGCAGATTATGTAGAATCGGGTACATACCCCGTCATCATGGCGAATCACTTCGGCGGAGTTATTTTCCACGAAGCCTGCGGACATTTATTAGAAACAACCCAAATCGAACGCAACACCACACCCTTCGCTGACAAGAAAGGTGAAAAAATCGCCCACGAAAGCTTAACAGCTTGGGATGAAGGACGAGCCGATAATGCCTTCGGCACAATTGACATGGATGATGAGGGTATGCCAGCCCAAAGAACCCTGCTAATTGAAAAAGGTGTTTTGAAAAACTTCTTAGCAGACAGAACTGGTTCTTGGCGTACTGGACACCCCAGAACAGGTAGTGGCCGCCGTCAAAATTATACTTTTGCTGCTGCCAGCCGGATGCGTAATACTTACATTGCTACTGGCGATTATAAGATTGAAGATTTATTCGCCTCTGTGGATAAAGGTATTTACTGTAAAAAGATGGGTGGTGGTAGTGTTGGCGCTACTGGTCAATTTAACTTTAGTGTTGATGAAGCCTATTTAATTGAAAATGGCAAAATCACCAAACCATTAAAAGGTGCTACCCTCATCGGCGAAGCTAAGGAAATTATGAATAAGATTTCCATGTGTTCCCAAGATTTGGAACTCGCACCTGGTTTCTGTGGTTCTGTTAGTGGCAGCATCTACACAACCGTAGGACAACCCCACATCAAAGTCGATTCCATTACAGTAGGTGGACGCTAA
- a CDS encoding TldD/PmbA family protein codes for MPNIQEIASYAQDNAQKLGIQKFDIYGSTVDETSVQVDQGEPKQVKASNRSGVTVRVWNEDNTIGITSTTDVDPKGLELALKTAYEASFFGVKENAPDFSPEATVPIDNTLNEKAPQAPVSELIDKLLLAEKELLAAHPAIQSVPYNGLAQRDIDRFYLNSAGALRTESVSLASVYLYSKTDEEGKKPRSAGAFRINRSLDNLDINGCIQETAEKTISHLNYDKIKTGKYQVVFSPEAFLSLLGAFSNLFNAQNILDKQSLSTPDDIGKQIASPLLSVYDDALHPANIGAETFDGEGTPTRKVALIESGILKAFLHSAGTAKRLNAQPTGNASMGAKVSVSPNFYHVFASGDSAQALSLETAENVVLIDDLHALHAGVRALQGSFSLPFDGWLINKGEKISIESATVAGDFLELLKSIIYVEKEVSLTPGGVAPRIWVEELSITGE; via the coding sequence ATGCCAAATATTCAAGAAATTGCATCTTACGCCCAAGACAATGCTCAAAAGCTGGGCATTCAAAAGTTTGATATTTATGGCTCAACTGTAGATGAAACTAGTGTACAAGTTGACCAAGGTGAACCGAAACAGGTTAAAGCCTCAAATCGTTCTGGGGTAACTGTACGTGTTTGGAATGAAGATAATACAATAGGCATTACTAGCACTACAGATGTAGATCCTAAAGGATTAGAATTGGCTTTAAAAACTGCTTACGAAGCTAGTTTTTTTGGTGTTAAAGAAAATGCGCCAGATTTTAGTCCAGAAGCTACTGTACCTATTGACAATACGTTAAATGAAAAAGCTCCCCAAGCTCCAGTTTCAGAACTTATAGACAAGCTGTTGCTAGCAGAAAAAGAATTGTTGGCTGCTCATCCAGCTATCCAAAGTGTGCCTTATAATGGTTTGGCACAAAGAGATATTGATAGGTTTTATCTCAATAGTGCAGGCGCTTTGAGAACTGAATCTGTTTCTTTAGCATCAGTTTATCTTTATAGCAAAACTGATGAGGAAGGGAAAAAGCCACGCAGTGCAGGGGCTTTTAGAATTAATCGTAGTTTAGACAATTTGGACATCAATGGATGTATCCAAGAAACTGCTGAGAAAACAATCAGTCATCTAAATTACGATAAAATTAAAACTGGTAAGTATCAGGTTGTCTTTTCTCCTGAAGCTTTCTTGAGTCTTCTAGGAGCGTTTTCTAATTTATTTAACGCTCAAAATATCCTTGATAAACAAAGTCTATCAACTCCCGATGATATAGGTAAACAAATTGCTTCGCCTTTATTGTCAGTTTATGATGATGCTTTGCATCCAGCTAATATAGGTGCAGAAACTTTCGATGGTGAAGGTACGCCCACTCGTAAGGTTGCGTTGATAGAAAGCGGTATTTTAAAAGCCTTTCTTCACAGCGCTGGAACTGCAAAAAGGTTGAATGCTCAACCTACAGGTAATGCTAGTATGGGGGCGAAAGTTAGTGTTAGTCCTAACTTTTACCATGTATTTGCATCTGGAGATTCTGCGCAAGCACTTAGTTTAGAAACAGCAGAGAATGTGGTTTTAATTGATGATTTACACGCTCTACATGCTGGTGTGAGAGCTTTGCAAGGCTCTTTTTCTCTACCCTTTGATGGTTGGTTGATTAATAAAGGTGAGAAAATAAGTATTGAATCAGCAACTGTTGCTGGTGATTTCTTGGAACTTTTGAAATCAATTATTTATGTAGAAAAAGAGGTGTCTTTAACTCCAGGTGGTGTGGCTCCTCGAATTTGGGTTGAGGAGTTGTCTATTACTGGGGAGTAG